One window of the Lusitaniella coriacea LEGE 07157 genome contains the following:
- the hpsE gene encoding hormogonium polysaccharide biosynthesis glycosyltransferase HpsE: MIDFTIAICTYNGEQRIAEVLERLESQVDTENFSWEILIIDNNSTDNTASLIREYQANGSSPYPLRYYLETRQGLAFARQCAVENARGDWVGFVDDDNLPETNWVAAAYAFSQTHPNAGAYGGIVRGEFEVDPPPGFEKVSSFFLVRERSTQQYIYKKKDKILPPGSGLVVRKQVWLENVPSVLFLKGRVGNSMLASEDLEAITYIQNAGWEVWYNPEMTIYHKIYCHRLEQDYLVSLVRGIGLARHHIRMIRLSFWQRFLFFPLYFALDLWRFSSYYVKHGYKKGVDLGTTCKIEFLYSTLVSPFFLSRKYLFEAKNRLLEKS, encoded by the coding sequence ATGATTGATTTCACCATCGCAATTTGCACTTATAACGGAGAACAACGAATTGCAGAAGTTTTAGAACGGCTTGAATCCCAAGTTGACACCGAAAATTTTTCTTGGGAAATTTTAATTATCGATAATAATAGTACCGACAATACCGCAAGTCTCATCCGTGAATATCAAGCCAATGGGTCTTCGCCTTATCCCTTAAGATATTATTTGGAAACCCGCCAAGGACTCGCCTTTGCTCGTCAATGTGCCGTTGAAAATGCGCGAGGAGATTGGGTTGGATTTGTTGATGATGACAATTTACCCGAAACGAATTGGGTTGCTGCGGCTTACGCTTTCAGTCAAACTCACCCCAACGCTGGTGCCTATGGGGGAATTGTTCGGGGCGAATTTGAAGTCGACCCCCCTCCAGGATTTGAAAAAGTTTCTTCTTTTTTCTTGGTGAGGGAGAGAAGCACGCAACAGTATATTTACAAAAAGAAGGATAAAATTTTACCTCCCGGATCGGGTTTGGTCGTTCGCAAACAAGTTTGGTTAGAAAATGTTCCTTCAGTTTTGTTCCTCAAAGGTCGAGTTGGAAATTCCATGTTGGCGAGCGAAGATTTAGAAGCAATAACCTATATCCAAAATGCCGGATGGGAAGTTTGGTATAATCCAGAAATGACAATCTATCATAAAATTTATTGCCATCGATTAGAGCAAGATTATTTAGTTTCTTTAGTTCGTGGCATTGGTTTAGCGCGCCATCACATTCGGATGATTCGCTTGTCTTTTTGGCAAAGATTTTTGTTTTTCCCTCTATATTTCGCCCTCGATCTTTGGCGATTTTCATCTTACTATGTAAAACATGGATATAAAAAAGGAGTCGATCTAGGAACGACTTGTAAAATAGAATTTTTATACAGTACTTTAGTGAGTCCCTTTTTCTTATCTAGAAAGTATCTTTTTGAGGCAAAAAATCGACTACTTGAAAAAAGTTAA
- a CDS encoding glycosyltransferase: MVQLQRIACLLPNLAGGGQERVTLNLLRGLTQYDLLLDLVVATAEGPYLDEIPETVRLINLERKIEDRTQSAIALISPLVRYLQQERPDVLFSHLVWTNEIAVVAKALARVPLRLILLEQMPASSKPTQRVNRWIKSFLTRSLYPYADAIVTPSQGVARAFERELNLKPNSIKTIYNPVVDETLMQKAETPISHPWRAEGEPPIILSAGRLAPQKDFSTSIEAFARLREQREARLIILGEGALRGKLEALVKKLGLEGEVLLPGFVKNPYAYMSLARVFVLSSRWEGLPTVLIEAIACGCQIVSTDCPHGPQEILAGGEYGRLVPVGEVAALREGIELALDNPIAPEKLVARSRDFSVQQSAAQYFKLARGE; this comes from the coding sequence ATGGTGCAACTCCAAAGAATTGCGTGTTTGTTGCCTAATTTGGCGGGTGGCGGTCAAGAACGAGTAACGCTTAATTTACTTCGAGGATTAACTCAATACGATCTCCTTCTCGATCTTGTGGTTGCCACGGCAGAAGGTCCTTATTTAGATGAAATTCCTGAAACAGTTCGGTTGATTAATTTGGAGAGAAAAATTGAAGATCGCACCCAAAGCGCGATCGCGCTCATTTCACCGTTAGTGCGCTACTTACAGCAAGAAAGACCCGATGTTCTGTTTTCCCATTTGGTTTGGACGAATGAGATTGCGGTTGTTGCTAAAGCGTTAGCGAGGGTTCCCCTGCGACTGATTTTATTAGAACAAATGCCCGCATCATCCAAACCCACTCAACGGGTGAATCGCTGGATCAAAAGTTTTTTGACGCGATCGCTTTACCCGTACGCAGATGCAATTGTGACCCCATCCCAAGGCGTTGCGCGAGCTTTTGAGAGAGAGTTGAACTTAAAACCCAACTCCATCAAAACGATTTATAATCCCGTGGTAGATGAAACCTTGATGCAAAAGGCGGAAACCCCGATTTCTCATCCTTGGCGTGCAGAAGGAGAACCGCCAATCATTTTAAGCGCTGGGCGATTAGCCCCTCAAAAGGATTTTAGCACTTCGATCGAAGCTTTTGCCCGCCTGCGAGAGCAGCGAGAAGCCCGTTTAATTATTTTAGGGGAAGGCGCATTGCGAGGAAAATTAGAAGCGTTGGTTAAAAAATTGGGGTTGGAGGGGGAGGTTTTGTTACCGGGATTTGTCAAGAATCCTTATGCATATATGAGTTTGGCGAGAGTGTTCGTCTTGTCCTCCCGTTGGGAAGGATTGCCGACTGTGTTAATTGAAGCGATCGCGTGCGGCTGCCAAATCGTCTCAACCGATTGTCCCCACGGACCCCAGGAAATTTTAGCAGGTGGCGAATACGGTCGCCTCGTTCCCGTTGGAGAGGTTGCGGCTTTAAGGGAAGGGATAGAACTCGCACTCGATAACCCCATTGCACCGGAAAAGTTGGTCGCGCGATCGCGCGATTTCAGCGTACAACAATCCGCCGCACAATATTTCAAACTGGCGCGGGGTGAATAG
- a CDS encoding EAL domain-containing protein: protein MPLNEFHSYLPALEKVLDPFPLTIAPDTPLKNVLILMSQGQGNICEISGKYSHEKTEIFSGLMKRASCVLIVEDERPIGILSERDIVRIAAGGRSIGNLTVGEVMVRHPRMLTLEQTRDRDLSIALQVMRQYRIRHLPIVDPQGKLLGIVTPESIRQVLEPSNLLKWQRVGEVMKTQVVCASVDASILNLSQLMAQYGIGCTVIVEGEEEGLKSLREEAQLDPVGIVTERDIVQFQTLGLNLKNVSAQQIMSAPLFCLQAHDTLWTAQQEMQRLNVRRLVITGDRGELRGLLTQIVMLQVLNPSDTYGAISVLQQVIEEQTAQLQQTTKKLRQEVTVRHNTEAVLRKNQEILQLFVQHAPAAIAMFDREMHYLAVSNRWLRDCKLEERQIVGCSHYDIFPKIPAHWRELYRRCLSGEPVRCEDKRFPLNDGIGDWVRWESYPWHNGKGEIGGIMAFMEVLTDRKRLEEKLRQEREWAQVTLKSIGDAVITTDANGIIRELNPVAEQLTGWSAREAQGRPSSEVVRIASEMMREPVESPAIKALQEGRIFTSNDQTILFARNGQEYAIDNSAVPIRDRAGQIVGAVLVFRDVTASRQLARQLSWQATHDALTGLFNRREFERQLAETIEAAKQNRQCHALCYLDLDQFKIVNDTCGHQAGDELLRQISQLLQQRVRATDTLARLGGDEFGVLLGQCSLAQAEQVANTLRTLLQNFRFTSQNKTFSIGVSIGLVLINETSQDLTSVLSAADAACFAAKERGRNCVHVYRTNDRELVRQRGERQWIARIHQALEEDRFCLYVQRIIPVTPHSIKRKISSETSPAGVAPIAPHLGKKEHYEILLRLVDEEGKLVPPMAFIPAAERYDLMPTLDRWVIRKFFSSYEQYCHNQSSCLSDDAVYTINLSGASANNDLFFGFLREQFAQHQISPKNICFEITETTAIANLSQAAQFIQELKQLGCSFALDDFGSGMSSLAYLKHLPVDYLKIDGSFVRNIVNAPIDCAMVECFNRIGHVMGMQTIAEFVEDDETLVKLQSLGVDYAQGYGIAKPRPLTFFK, encoded by the coding sequence ATGCCACTCAATGAATTCCACAGCTATTTACCGGCCTTAGAAAAAGTTCTCGATCCTTTTCCCTTAACAATTGCTCCGGATACACCCTTAAAAAACGTGCTGATCCTCATGAGTCAAGGGCAAGGTAATATCTGTGAAATTAGTGGCAAATATTCTCATGAAAAAACAGAAATTTTCTCTGGATTAATGAAGCGTGCGAGTTGCGTGCTGATAGTGGAAGACGAACGCCCGATCGGTATTTTATCCGAGCGAGATATCGTTCGGATTGCCGCAGGCGGGAGATCCATCGGGAACCTAACCGTAGGTGAGGTGATGGTTAGACATCCGAGGATGCTGACTTTAGAGCAGACGCGCGATCGCGATCTTTCCATCGCCCTACAAGTGATGCGTCAGTATCGAATTCGCCATCTACCCATTGTCGATCCTCAAGGAAAATTATTGGGCATTGTCACCCCCGAAAGCATTCGTCAAGTTCTAGAGCCTTCAAATCTTCTCAAATGGCAGCGCGTTGGAGAGGTGATGAAAACTCAAGTCGTTTGTGCCTCTGTAGATGCATCGATTCTGAATTTGTCTCAGTTGATGGCTCAGTACGGAATCGGCTGCACTGTGATCGTAGAGGGAGAGGAGGAAGGTTTAAAAAGCCTTCGCGAAGAAGCGCAGCTCGACCCCGTTGGCATCGTTACCGAAAGAGACATCGTACAATTCCAAACCTTGGGATTGAATTTGAAGAATGTCTCCGCTCAACAGATTATGAGTGCGCCCTTATTCTGTTTGCAAGCTCATGACACCCTCTGGACGGCACAGCAAGAAATGCAACGGTTGAACGTCCGACGTTTGGTGATTACGGGCGATCGCGGGGAACTAAGAGGATTGCTCACCCAAATCGTGATGCTGCAAGTTCTCAATCCCAGCGATACCTACGGTGCAATCTCCGTTCTCCAACAAGTCATCGAAGAACAAACTGCCCAACTGCAACAAACCACCAAAAAATTGCGCCAGGAAGTGACCGTCCGCCACAATACAGAAGCCGTTCTGCGCAAGAATCAAGAAATACTGCAACTTTTTGTCCAGCACGCTCCCGCCGCGATCGCGATGTTCGATCGCGAAATGCACTATCTCGCCGTTAGCAATCGCTGGTTGAGAGATTGCAAGCTCGAAGAGCGTCAGATCGTTGGCTGCTCTCACTACGATATTTTCCCAAAAATCCCCGCTCATTGGCGAGAACTGTATCGACGCTGTTTGTCAGGGGAACCCGTACGGTGCGAAGACAAGCGCTTTCCCCTAAATGACGGAATCGGGGATTGGGTGCGGTGGGAGAGCTATCCTTGGCACAACGGTAAAGGCGAAATTGGGGGGATTATGGCTTTTATGGAAGTGCTAACCGATCGCAAGCGATTAGAGGAAAAATTGCGTCAAGAACGAGAATGGGCGCAAGTTACATTGAAATCCATTGGTGACGCGGTAATTACCACCGATGCCAATGGAATTATTAGAGAACTCAATCCCGTTGCCGAACAATTAACCGGTTGGTCTGCGAGGGAGGCGCAAGGGCGACCCTCCTCTGAAGTGGTTCGGATTGCCAGTGAAATGATGCGCGAACCTGTTGAAAGTCCGGCGATCAAGGCGTTACAGGAAGGTCGCATCTTTACCTCAAACGATCAAACTATCCTGTTTGCCAGGAATGGGCAAGAATACGCGATCGACAACTCTGCGGTTCCTATCCGCGATCGCGCGGGGCAAATTGTTGGCGCAGTCCTGGTTTTTCGAGACGTAACCGCCTCTCGCCAACTGGCACGTCAACTCTCTTGGCAAGCAACCCACGATGCCCTAACCGGATTATTCAATCGTCGGGAATTCGAGCGACAACTCGCCGAAACCATCGAAGCAGCAAAACAAAACCGTCAATGCCACGCCCTCTGCTATTTGGATTTAGACCAATTTAAGATCGTCAACGATACTTGCGGTCACCAAGCGGGGGATGAGCTATTACGGCAGATTTCCCAACTGCTCCAGCAGCGCGTTCGCGCAACCGATACCCTCGCGCGTTTGGGAGGCGATGAATTTGGGGTATTACTGGGTCAATGTTCCCTTGCCCAAGCGGAACAGGTGGCAAATACCCTAAGAACCTTACTGCAAAATTTTCGATTTACCTCCCAAAACAAAACCTTTAGCATCGGTGTCAGTATTGGTTTAGTCCTCATTAACGAAACATCCCAAGATTTAACTTCCGTTCTTAGCGCAGCAGACGCGGCTTGTTTTGCAGCGAAAGAGCGAGGTCGCAACTGCGTTCATGTCTATCGAACCAACGATCGCGAACTCGTGCGTCAACGGGGCGAGAGACAGTGGATTGCACGGATTCATCAGGCACTAGAAGAAGATCGGTTTTGTTTGTACGTTCAGCGTATTATTCCCGTTACGCCCCATTCTATAAAGCGAAAAATTTCCTCTGAAACTTCTCCCGCAGGAGTGGCTCCCATCGCACCTCATTTAGGGAAAAAGGAACACTACGAGATATTGCTGCGATTAGTGGATGAGGAAGGCAAACTCGTGCCGCCAATGGCATTTATTCCCGCAGCAGAGCGATACGATCTGATGCCGACTTTGGATCGTTGGGTAATCCGCAAATTTTTCAGCAGCTACGAGCAATATTGTCACAATCAGAGTTCGTGTCTTTCTGACGATGCCGTTTATACGATCAATCTTTCTGGTGCAAGCGCCAACAACGATTTGTTTTTCGGTTTTTTAAGAGAACAATTTGCCCAACACCAAATCTCGCCGAAAAATATCTGTTTTGAGATTACCGAAACGACCGCGATCGCGAACCTAAGTCAAGCCGCACAATTTATTCAAGAACTCAAACAACTCGGTTGTAGCTTTGCCCTTGATGATTTTGGTAGCGGCATGAGTTCTCTTGCCTATCTCAAACATCTACCAGTTGATTACCTCAAAATTGATGGGAGTTTTGTAAGAAATATTGTCAATGCCCCCATTGATTGTGCAATGGTTGAATGTTTTAATCGCATCGGTCATGTAATGGGAATGCAAACCATTGCTGAATTTGTTGAAGACGATGAAACTTTGGTGAAATTGCAATCTTTAGGTGTCGATTATGCTCAGGGGTATGGAATTGCCAAGCCACGCCCATTAACTTTTTTCAAGTAG